A genome region from Erigeron canadensis isolate Cc75 chromosome 3, C_canadensis_v1, whole genome shotgun sequence includes the following:
- the LOC122591359 gene encoding autophagy-related protein 8C-like translates to MAKSSFKLEHPLERRQAEAARIREKYPDRIPVIVEKAERTDIPDIDKKKYLVPADLTVGQFVYVVRKRIKLSAEKAIFIFVKNILPPTAAMMSAIYEENKDEDGFLYMTYSGENTFGSL, encoded by the exons ATGGCTAAAAGCTCCTTCAAATTGGAACACCCTTTAG AGAGGCGACAAGCTGAGGCTGCACGTATCAGGGAGAAGTACCCTGACAGAATTCCG GTTATTGTTGAGAAAGCTGAAAGAACTGACATTCCTGATATCGACAAGAAAAA ATATCTGGTACCTGCTGATCTTACTGTTGGACAGTTTGTGTATGTCGTGAGAAAGAGGATTAAGCTGAGTGCTGAAAAGGCCATCTTTATTTTTGTGAAGAACATCCTGCCACCCACTG CCGCCATGATGTCTGCAATATATGAAGAAAACAAAGATGAGGATGGTTTCCTATACATGACTTACAGCGGGGAGAATACGTTTGGATCACTTTGA
- the LOC122591196 gene encoding probable beta-1,3-galactosyltransferase 4 isoform X2, which translates to MSWKNRGSLVSKQLTLFLCASCFFAGMLFTDRMWTEPEPKGLSRLTGTDDEQLQVVADDCNTKLDVRRDSKDIIREVSKTHNAVQTLDKTISNLEMELAAARAMQDSILTGSPISDDLLLPEPVKKRKYLMVVGINTAFSSRKRRDSVRATWMPQGDKLIKLEKEKGIIMRFVIGHGATAGGILDRAIEAEDRKHGDFLRLEHIEGYLELSAKTKTYFTTAVALWDADFYVKVDDDVHVNIATLGATLAKHRVNPRVYIGCMKSGPVLAHKGVRYHEPEHWKFGEEGNKYFRHATGQLYAISKDLATYISINQNVLHKYVNEDVSLGSWFIGLDVEHIDDRRLCCGTPPDCEWKAQAGNICVASFDWSCSGICRSADRIKEVHRRCGEGEDTLWNASF; encoded by the exons ATGTCTTGGAAGAACAGAGGTAGTTTGGTCTCAAAACAATTGACTTTGTTCCTGTGTGCTAGTTGCTTCTTTGCTGGAATGCTATTCACCGAcag AATGTGGACTGAGCCTGAACCTAAAGGCTTATCAAGACTAACCGGAACCGATGATGAACAACTTCAAGTAGTTGCAGATGATTGTAACACAAAATTA GATGTAAGGAGGGATTCCAAAGATATTATTCGTGAGGTTTCGAAGACACATAATGCCGTCCA AACACTGGATAAAACTATTTCAAACTTGGAGATGGAATTAGCTGCTGCAAGAGCAATGCAAGATTCTATACTTACGGGCTCCCCTATATCAGATGATTTGTTGCTTCCCGAGCCGgtcaagaaaagaaaatatcttATGGTTGTAGGCATTAATACGGCTTTTAGTAGCCGAAAGAGACGGGACTCCGTACGTGCTACCTGGATGCCACAAG GTGATAAGCTGATAAAGCTGGAAAAAGAAAAGGGTATTATTATGCGATTTGTTATAGGTCATGG TGCTACAGCTGGTGGTATCCTTGATAGAGCTATTGAAGCAGAAGACAGAAAGCATGGAGACTTCTTGAGACTG GAGCATATAGAGGGGTACCTTGAATTGTCAgcgaaaacaaaaacatatttcACCACTGCCGTTGCTTTATGGGATGCAGATTTTTATGTCAAGGTTGATGACGACGTACATGTAAATATAG CCACACTTGGAGCAACATTAGCCAAGCATCGGGTGAACCCTCGTGTATACATTGGGTGCATGAAGTCTGGTCCTGTCCTTGCTCACAA AGGAGTGAGATATCATGAACCTGAACACTGGAAGTTTGGTGAAGAAGGAAACAAGTATTTCCGACACGCCACAGGCCAACTATATGCCATTTCAAAAGATTTAGCTACTTATATCTCGATAAACCA GAATGTACTACATAAGTACGTTAATGAGGACGTATCATTGGGATCATGGTTCATCGGACTGGATGTGGAGCACATCGATGATAGGAGGCTATGTTGTGGGACACCGCCAG ATTGCGAATGGAAGGCTCAAGCAGGGAACATATGCGTGGCTTCATTCGATTGGAGCTGCAGTGGGATTTGCAGGTCAGCTGATCGAATCAAAGAGGTTCACCGGCGGTGTGGGGAAGGGGAAGATACTCTATGGAATGCGTCTTTTTGA
- the LOC122591196 gene encoding probable beta-1,3-galactosyltransferase 4 isoform X1, which yields MSWKNRGSLVSKQLTLFLCASCFFAGMLFTDRMWTEPEPKGLSRLTGTDDEQLQVVADDCNTKLKDVRRDSKDIIREVSKTHNAVQTLDKTISNLEMELAAARAMQDSILTGSPISDDLLLPEPVKKRKYLMVVGINTAFSSRKRRDSVRATWMPQGDKLIKLEKEKGIIMRFVIGHGATAGGILDRAIEAEDRKHGDFLRLEHIEGYLELSAKTKTYFTTAVALWDADFYVKVDDDVHVNIATLGATLAKHRVNPRVYIGCMKSGPVLAHKGVRYHEPEHWKFGEEGNKYFRHATGQLYAISKDLATYISINQNVLHKYVNEDVSLGSWFIGLDVEHIDDRRLCCGTPPDCEWKAQAGNICVASFDWSCSGICRSADRIKEVHRRCGEGEDTLWNASF from the exons ATGTCTTGGAAGAACAGAGGTAGTTTGGTCTCAAAACAATTGACTTTGTTCCTGTGTGCTAGTTGCTTCTTTGCTGGAATGCTATTCACCGAcag AATGTGGACTGAGCCTGAACCTAAAGGCTTATCAAGACTAACCGGAACCGATGATGAACAACTTCAAGTAGTTGCAGATGATTGTAACACAAAATTA AAGGATGTAAGGAGGGATTCCAAAGATATTATTCGTGAGGTTTCGAAGACACATAATGCCGTCCA AACACTGGATAAAACTATTTCAAACTTGGAGATGGAATTAGCTGCTGCAAGAGCAATGCAAGATTCTATACTTACGGGCTCCCCTATATCAGATGATTTGTTGCTTCCCGAGCCGgtcaagaaaagaaaatatcttATGGTTGTAGGCATTAATACGGCTTTTAGTAGCCGAAAGAGACGGGACTCCGTACGTGCTACCTGGATGCCACAAG GTGATAAGCTGATAAAGCTGGAAAAAGAAAAGGGTATTATTATGCGATTTGTTATAGGTCATGG TGCTACAGCTGGTGGTATCCTTGATAGAGCTATTGAAGCAGAAGACAGAAAGCATGGAGACTTCTTGAGACTG GAGCATATAGAGGGGTACCTTGAATTGTCAgcgaaaacaaaaacatatttcACCACTGCCGTTGCTTTATGGGATGCAGATTTTTATGTCAAGGTTGATGACGACGTACATGTAAATATAG CCACACTTGGAGCAACATTAGCCAAGCATCGGGTGAACCCTCGTGTATACATTGGGTGCATGAAGTCTGGTCCTGTCCTTGCTCACAA AGGAGTGAGATATCATGAACCTGAACACTGGAAGTTTGGTGAAGAAGGAAACAAGTATTTCCGACACGCCACAGGCCAACTATATGCCATTTCAAAAGATTTAGCTACTTATATCTCGATAAACCA GAATGTACTACATAAGTACGTTAATGAGGACGTATCATTGGGATCATGGTTCATCGGACTGGATGTGGAGCACATCGATGATAGGAGGCTATGTTGTGGGACACCGCCAG ATTGCGAATGGAAGGCTCAAGCAGGGAACATATGCGTGGCTTCATTCGATTGGAGCTGCAGTGGGATTTGCAGGTCAGCTGATCGAATCAAAGAGGTTCACCGGCGGTGTGGGGAAGGGGAAGATACTCTATGGAATGCGTCTTTTTGA
- the LOC122594433 gene encoding uncharacterized protein LOC122594433, translating into MEDEYGMYRKGSSGWSYMIGNDEYQETDVWSVYNDRKDFDSITVKSKGSTSAYSSRTSTVSHSNSARMIPRPNTNNTDIESWIPRRQSAPVNIPDWSKIYGKSKRSSSQQESAFLDYNGYDDGYGDHNGKESWDSDEDDDNGDGNIMPPHEWIAQKLARSQISSFSVCEGAGRTLKGRDLSRVRNAVLTKTGFLE; encoded by the coding sequence ATGGAAGATGAGTATGGCATGTACAGGAAAGGAAGCAGTGGGTGGTCATACATGATTGGAAATGATGAATATCAAGAAACTGATGTATGGTCTGTTTATAATGATAGAAAAGATTTTGATTCAATAACTGTGAAGTCAAAAGGGTCAACTTCTGCATATTCTTCAAGAACTAGTACTGTTTCTCATTCAAATTCAGCCAGGATGATTCCTAGGCCTAATACCAACAATACTGATATCGAATCCTGGATTCCACGACGACAATCAGCACCTGTGAACATTCCTGACTGGTCCAAGATATATGGAAAGTCAAAGAGATCATCATCACAACAGGAATCTGCATTTCTTGATTATAATGGTTATGATGATGGCTATGGTGACCATAATGGGAAAGAAAGTTGGGAcagtgatgaggatgatgataaTGGTGATGGGAACATAATGCCTCCCCATGAATGGATTGCACAAAAGCTTGCAAGGAGTCAAATTTCTTCGTTTTCGGTTTGTGAAGGTGCAGGAAGAACACTTAAAGGCAGAGATCTAAGTAGGGTAAGAAATGCTGTCTTGACAAAAACTGGATTTCTTGAATGA